A genomic window from Sphingobacterium sp. BN32 includes:
- a CDS encoding ABC transporter permease, translating into MNKILLIVQREYLSRVKKKSFLLTTFLVPLFFIGLYVGTFLLTQKSFEDSKALVYVLDQTDSVHQQLKTNERITYAKSNTELQEQLKEVKEQGDKTSLLIIPKDFFQTRKIEFLSSGKPNIKIQAEIESELEKVLLAHAYKELHIDADKIKNINTQVSTSAKEITESGDTKDSDTRIAMGIAMGLSILIYLSLFLYGAQVMRGIIEEKSSRIVEVIISSVKPFQLMMGKIIGIGLVGITQFVLWIVLSFTLFTVATNTLINKEDLQNQMLQQANVDKTELSDTSAIALDIQTALDGVNVTELLICFFLFFLLGYMLYSALFAAVGSAVDSETEANQFTMPITMPLLLAYLLSFGVLINDPHGSIATWLSFIPLTSPIAMLVRIPFGVPTWQIIVSFLLLVGGFLVTTWAAARIYRVGILMYGKKASFKELIKWFNYKD; encoded by the coding sequence ATGAACAAGATATTATTAATAGTACAAAGGGAATATTTAAGTCGCGTCAAGAAGAAATCCTTCTTACTTACCACTTTCTTAGTTCCCCTATTCTTCATAGGCCTCTATGTCGGTACGTTCTTATTGACGCAAAAAAGTTTTGAAGACTCGAAGGCGTTGGTCTATGTGTTGGATCAAACTGATTCGGTACATCAGCAATTGAAAACAAACGAGCGTATTACCTATGCAAAATCCAATACCGAGCTGCAGGAACAGTTAAAAGAGGTTAAGGAACAAGGCGACAAAACCAGCTTATTGATTATTCCAAAGGATTTCTTCCAAACGCGGAAAATAGAATTCCTTTCCTCGGGAAAGCCGAACATCAAAATCCAAGCAGAAATCGAGAGTGAATTGGAGAAAGTTTTGTTAGCGCATGCTTACAAAGAACTGCATATCGATGCGGATAAGATCAAAAACATTAACACACAGGTTTCCACTTCGGCCAAAGAGATTACCGAATCGGGCGACACGAAAGATAGCGATACGCGCATTGCTATGGGTATAGCTATGGGATTATCGATTCTGATCTACCTGTCATTATTCCTTTACGGCGCACAAGTGATGCGCGGAATTATCGAAGAGAAATCCAGCCGTATTGTGGAAGTCATCATCTCTTCGGTGAAGCCATTTCAATTGATGATGGGTAAGATTATCGGTATTGGACTCGTCGGCATTACCCAGTTTGTGCTGTGGATTGTCCTATCATTTACCCTTTTCACTGTAGCGACAAACACCTTGATCAATAAGGAAGACCTTCAGAACCAAATGCTCCAACAGGCAAATGTAGATAAGACAGAACTCTCAGACACTAGTGCTATTGCGCTCGACATACAAACCGCCCTAGATGGCGTCAATGTCACGGAGCTTCTGATCTGCTTTTTCCTGTTTTTCCTCTTAGGCTATATGCTCTACAGCGCTTTATTTGCCGCGGTAGGCTCTGCTGTGGATTCGGAAACCGAAGCGAATCAGTTCACCATGCCAATTACGATGCCCTTGCTCCTCGCCTATTTGTTATCTTTTGGTGTCTTGATCAATGATCCTCATGGTAGCATAGCGACCTGGCTGAGCTTTATTCCCCTCACATCACCGATTGCGATGCTAGTCAGAATTCCTTTTGGTGTGCCGACCTGGCAAATCATTGTATCCTTCCTGCTCTTAGTAGGCGGATTTCTTGTTACTACTTGGGCGGCGGCTCGTATCTATCGTGTCGGTATCTTGATGTACGGTAAAAAAGCAAGCTTTAAAGAACTTATCAAATGGTTCAACTATAAAGATTAA